A genomic stretch from Setaria italica strain Yugu1 chromosome VII, Setaria_italica_v2.0, whole genome shotgun sequence includes:
- the LOC101759671 gene encoding myb-related protein Zm1 translates to MGKGRAPCCAKVGLNKGSWTPEEDMRLIAYIQKYGHANWRALPKQAGLLRCGKSCRLRWINYLRPDLKRGNFTAEEEETIIKLHGLLGNKWSKIAACLPGRTDNEIKNVWNTHLKKRVSPGAEERGGAAGSKKKKKAAGAGVPAAAAPSPSPSSSTTTATTNCSSGDSGEQQSKASKDEPGDELGLEKLEIIPMLDDPACFGFDMLVDQIPDPYCPDVSVPTSPCASSTSPPAPARPSVDELLDLPEIDIDHELWSIIDGVGGDGAGAGAVAAGTAPAPCQSNATEPNAAASTTSHGTEWWLEDLEKELGLWGPMEDYQYPMGPQCPVAHPDPLPAMVDDPVSCYFQAGPAPAMLHEPGYSSVVTSSNQMGY, encoded by the exons ATGGGGAAGGGCCGGGCACCGTGCTGCGCCAAGGTTGGGCTGAACAAGGGCTCCTGGACGCCGGAGGAGGACATGCGCCTCATCGCCTACATTCAGAAGTACGGCCATGCCAACTGGCGCGCCCTGCCCAAGCAAGCAG GTCTGCTGCGGTGCGGGAAGAGCTGCCGGCTGCGGTGGATCAACTACCTCCGGCCGGACCTCAAgcgcggcaacttcaccgccgaggaggaggagaccatCATCAAGCTGCACGGCCTGCTCGGCAACAA GTGGTCCAAGATCGCGGCGTGCCTGCCGGGCCGGAcggacaacgagatcaagaacgTCTGGAACACGCACCTGAAGAAGCGGGTGTCGCCGGGcgcggaggagcgcggcggcgccgccggttccaagaagaagaagaaagccgccggcgctggggtgccggcggcggcggccccgtcgccgtcgccgtcctcttccacgacgacggcgacgaccaaCTGCTCCAGCGGCGACTCCGGGGAGCAGCAGAGCAAGGCGAGCAAGGACGAGCCCGGCGACGAGCTGGGCCTGGAGAAGCTCGAGATAATCCCCATGCTCGACGACCCCGCCTGCTTCGGCTTCGACATGCTGGTGGACCAGATTCCGGATCCGTACTGCCCGGACGTATCCGTGCCCACGTCGCCCTGCGCCTCGTCCacgtccccgccggcgcccgcccggcccagcgtggacgagctgctcgaCCTGCCGGAGATCGACATCGACCACGAGCTGTGGAGCATCatcgacggcgtcggcggcgacggcgctggAGCTGGCGCCGTCGCGGCCGGGACTGCACCGGCGCCGTGCCAGAGCAATGCAACGGAGCcgaacgccgccgccagcacGACCAGCCACGGGACGGAGTGGTGGTTGGAGGACCTGGAGAAGGAGCTGGGCCTGTGGGGGCCCATGGAGGACTACCAGTACCCGATGGGCCCACAGTGTCCAGTCGCCCACCCGGACCCACTCCCTGCCATGGTGGACGACCCTGTGTCGTGCTACTTCCAAGCGGGCCCCGCCCCGGCCATGCTCCACGAACCCGGTTACTCTTCTGTTGTTACAAGTAGTAACCAGATGGGGTATTGA